The following proteins are encoded in a genomic region of Arachis ipaensis cultivar K30076 chromosome B02, Araip1.1, whole genome shotgun sequence:
- the LOC107627854 gene encoding syntaxin-related protein KNOLLE: MMEFQGLRQRMMTEYKETVERRYFTVTGEYPDEEVIEKIISNGEEEEFLGKAIGEHGMGKVMETVVEIQDRHDAAKEIEKSLLELHQVEPSDKPFGETRRNPPPHLQGSPVPIAAATPSTQGVASICSPFTEVPSLAPILVVRSAAASS; encoded by the coding sequence ATGATGGAATTCCAGGGGCTGAGGCAAAGGATGATGACAGAGTACAAGGAGACTGTTGAAAGAAGGTACTTCACGGTGACCGGTGAGTACCCGGACGAAGAAGTGATCGAGAAGATCATTTCGAATGGCGAGGAAGAGGAGTTCTTGGGGAAGGCGATTGGGGAGCATGGGATGGGAAAAGTGATGGAAACCGTGGTTGAGATTCAGGACAGGCACGATGCGGCGAAAGAGATCGAGAAGAGCTTGCTTGAGTTGCATCAGGTGGAACCCTCCGACAAACCCTTCGGAGAAACGCGTCGGAACCCTCCGCCACACCTTCAAGGATCTCCGGTGCCGATCGCTGCTGCCACTCCGTCAACCCAGGGCGTCGCAAGCATCTGCTCCCCCTTCACAGAGGTGCCGTCCTTGGCGCCGATACTTGTTGTCAGATCTGCCGCTGCTTCGTCCTAG
- the LOC107626007 gene encoding geraniol 8-hydroxylase isoform X2 yields MTMKLGNITTIVISSPQLAKEVLHKRDQIFSNRTIPDSATAHDHHKFSIVWLPPTTQWRSLRKFCATKVFSTQNLDSAEVLALRRKKVRELLDFVKEKSEKGETLDIGDVCFTTVLNSISNTFFSMDLAHYTSQKSQEFKDVIWGVMEEVGRPNVVDFFPMFRLLDPQGARTRQKVYFGKLLNFFDGLVEERLQSRSLRMESKDCKDVLDSVVDLILEGNSEVTRSHVLHLFLDLFVAGIDTTSSTIEWAMTELVHNSKKLVKVREELEQVLGKGEQQLEESHISKLPFLRAIVKETLRLHPPAPFLVPHRPEDDVELCGYMVPKNAQILTNVWAMGRDSSVWTNPNEFMPERFLESEIDFKGQNFELIPFGAGRRICPGLPLGFRSIHFVLASLLFEYDWKLPNNVKPEEMDMSEKYGLTLHKAQPLQVIPVSMHNNIK; encoded by the exons ATGACTATGAAGCTTGGTAACATAACCACCATAGTTATTTCATCTCCACAATTAGCCAAAGAAGTGCTCCATAAACGTGACCAAATCTTCTCCAATAGGACTATCCCAGATTCTGCTACAGCACATGACCACCACAAATTTTCAATTGTATGGTTGCCACCAACAACTCAATGGAGGAGTCTTAGGAAATTTTGCGCAACCAAAGTGTTCTCAACACAAAATCTAGACTCCGCAGAGGTTCTTGCTCTTCGTCGAAAGAAGGTTCGTGAATTACTGGATTTTGTGAAGGAAAAAAGTGAAAAGGGCGAAACTTTAGATATTGGTGATGTTTGTTTTACGACCGTGCTTAATTCGATATCAAACACTTTTTTCTCTATGGATTTGGCTCATTACACTTCTCAAAAGTCACAAGAGTTCAAGGATGTTATTTGGGGTGTCATGGAAGAAGTTGGAAGACCTAATGTTGTTGACTTCTTTCCAATGTTTCGGTTGCTTGATCCGCAAGGTGCGCGCACAAGACAGAAAGTTTACTTTGGGAAGCTACTTAATTTTTTTGATGGTCTTGTAGAAGAAAGATTGCAATCAAGAAGTTTGAGAATGGAGTCTAAGGATTGCAAAGACGTGTTAGATTCTGTGGTAGATCTCATTTTGGAAGGCAATTCAGAAGTTACCAGATCTCATGTGCTACATTTATTTCTg GATTTATTTGTGGCTGGAATAGACACAACATCAAGCACAATAGAGTGGGCAATGACCGAACTAGTCCATAACTCTAAAAAACTAGTGAAAGTTAGAGAAGAACTTGAACAAGTCCTTGGCAAAGgtgaacaacaacttgaagaaTCACATATTTCAAAGCTTCCTTTCCTAAGAGCAATTGTTAAGGAAACTTTACGTTTGCATCCACCTGCCCCATTTTTAGTGCCTCATAGGCCAGAAGATGATGTTGAACTATGTGGCTACATGGTGCCTAAAAATGCACAAATCCTAACAAATGTATGGGCTATGGGGAGAGATTCAAGTGTTTGGACCAATCCTAATGAATTCATGCCTGAAAGATTCTTGGAAAGTGAAATTGACTTTAAGGGACAAAATTTTGAGCTAATTCCCTTTGGAGCTGGAAGAAGAATTTGTCCTGGATTACCATTAGGGTTTAGGAGTATACACTTTGTGTTAGCTTCTCTTTTATTTGAATATGATTGGAAGCTTCCAAATAATGTAAAGCCAGAAGAGATGGATATGTCTGAGAAATACGGATTAACCTTGCACAAGGCACAACCTCTTCAAGTTATTCCTGTTTCCATGCATAACAATATCAAGTGA
- the LOC107626004 gene encoding geraniol 8-hydroxylase codes for MDYVSMLLLLSFVLVSIHVLISNLVKKKSPKSLKLPPGPNPFPIIGNILDFGNQPHQALAKLSQTYGPIMAMKLGNITTIVISSPQLAKEVLHKHDQIFSNRTIPDSATAHDHHKFSVVWLPPTSQWRSLRKVCATKVFSTQNLDSTQVLTLRRKKVRELLDFVKEKSEKGETLDIGDVCFTTVLNSISNTFFSMDLAHYTSQKSQEFKDVIWGVMEEVGRPNVVDFFPMFRLLDPQGARARQKVYFGKLLNFFDGLVEERLQSRSLRMGSKDCKDVLDSVVDLILEGNSEVTRSHVPHLFMDLFVAGVDTTSSTIEWAMTELVHNSKKLDKVREELEQVLGKGEQQLEESHISKLPFLRAIVKETLRLHPPGPFLVPHRPEDDVELCGYMVPKNAQILTNVWAMGRDSSVWTNPNEFMPERFLESEIDFKGQNFELIPFGAGRRICPGLPLGFRSIHFVLASLLFEYDWKLPNNVKPEEMDMSEKYGLTLHKAQPLQVIPVSMHNNIK; via the exons ATGGACTATGTTTCAATGCTTCTTCTATTGTCTTTTGTGTTGGTAAGTATTCATGTCCTAATCTCAaacttagtaaaaaaaaaatcacccaAATCCCTCAAACTTCCACCAGGGCCTAACCCATTTCCAATCATAGGAAACATCTTAGATTTTGGTAATCAACCTCATCAAGCACTTGCTAAACTTTCTCAAACCTATGGACCCATCATGGCTATGAAGCTTGGTAACATAACCACCATAGTTATTTCATCTCCACAATTAGCCAAAGAAGTGCTCCATAAACATGACCAAATCTTCTCCAATAGGACTATCCCAGATTCCGCTACAGCACATGACCACCACAAATTTTCAGTTGTATGGTTGCCACCAACATCTCAATGGAGGAGTCTTAGGAAAGTTTGCGCAACCAAAGTGTTCTCAACACAAAATCTAGACTCGACACAGGTTCTTACTCTTCGTCGAAAGAAGGTTCGTGAATTACTGGATTTTGTGAAGGAAAAAAGTGAAAAGGGAGAAACTTTAGATATTGGTGATGTTTGTTTTACTACCGTGCTTAATTCGATATCAAACACTTTTTTCTCTATGGATTTGGCTCATTACACTTCTCAAAAGTCACAAGAGTTCAAGGATGTTATTTGGGGTGTCATGGAAGAAGTTGGAAGACCTAATGTTGTTGACTTCTTTCCAATGTTTCGGTTGCTTGATCCGCAAGGTGCGCGCGCAAGACAGAAAGTTTACTTTGGGAAGCTACTTAATTTTTTTGATGGTCTTGTAGAAGAAAGATTGCAATCAAGAAGTTTGAGAATGGGGTCTAAGGATTGCAAAGATGTGTTAGATTCTGTGGTAGATCTCATTTTGGAAGGCAATTCTGAAGTTACTAGATCTCATGTGCCACATTTATTTATG GATTTATTTGTGGCTGGAGTAGACACAACATCAAGCACAATAGAGTGGGCAATGACCGAACTAGTCCATAACTCTAAAAAACTAGATAAAGTTAGAGAAGAACTTGAACAAGTCCTTGGCAAAGgtgaacaacaacttgaagaaTCACACATTTCAAAGCTTCCTTTCCTAAGAGCAATTGTTAAGGAAACTTTACGTTTGCATCCACCTGGTCCATTTTTAGTGCCTCATAGGCCAGAAGATGATGTTGAACTATGTGGCTATATGGTGCCTAAAAATGCACAAATCTTAACAAATGTATGGGCTATGGGGAGAGATTCAAGTGTTTGGACAAACCCAAATGAATTCATGCCTGAAAGGTTCTTGGAAAGTGAAATTGACTTTAAGGGACAAAATTTTGAGCTAATTCCCTTTGGAGCAGGAAGAAGAATTTGCCCTGGATTACCATTAGGATTTAGGAGTATACACTTTGTGTTAGCTTCTCTTTTATTTGAATATGATTGGAAGCTTCCAAATAATGTAAAGCCAGAAGAGATGGATATGTCTGAGAAATATGGATTAACCTTGCACAAGGCACAACCTCTTCAAGTTATTCCTGTTTCCATGCATAACAATATCAAGTGA
- the LOC107626007 gene encoding geraniol 8-hydroxylase isoform X1, translating to MDYVSMLLLLSFVLVTIHVLISNLAQKKSLKLPPGPNPFPIIGNILDFGNQPHQALAKLSQTYGPIMTMKLGNITTIVISSPQLAKEVLHKRDQIFSNRTIPDSATAHDHHKFSIVWLPPTTQWRSLRKFCATKVFSTQNLDSAEVLALRRKKVRELLDFVKEKSEKGETLDIGDVCFTTVLNSISNTFFSMDLAHYTSQKSQEFKDVIWGVMEEVGRPNVVDFFPMFRLLDPQGARTRQKVYFGKLLNFFDGLVEERLQSRSLRMESKDCKDVLDSVVDLILEGNSEVTRSHVLHLFLDLFVAGIDTTSSTIEWAMTELVHNSKKLVKVREELEQVLGKGEQQLEESHISKLPFLRAIVKETLRLHPPAPFLVPHRPEDDVELCGYMVPKNAQILTNVWAMGRDSSVWTNPNEFMPERFLESEIDFKGQNFELIPFGAGRRICPGLPLGFRSIHFVLASLLFEYDWKLPNNVKPEEMDMSEKYGLTLHKAQPLQVIPVSMHNNIK from the exons ATGGACTATGTTTCAATGCTTCTTCTATTGTCTTTTGTGTTGGTAACTATTCATGTCCTAATCTCAAACTTAGCCCAAAAAAAATCACTCAAACTTCCACCAGGGCCTAACCCTTTTCCAATCATAGGAAACATCTTAGATTTTGGTAATCAACCTCACCAAGCACTTGCTAAGCTTTCTCAAACCTATGGACCCATAATGACTATGAAGCTTGGTAACATAACCACCATAGTTATTTCATCTCCACAATTAGCCAAAGAAGTGCTCCATAAACGTGACCAAATCTTCTCCAATAGGACTATCCCAGATTCTGCTACAGCACATGACCACCACAAATTTTCAATTGTATGGTTGCCACCAACAACTCAATGGAGGAGTCTTAGGAAATTTTGCGCAACCAAAGTGTTCTCAACACAAAATCTAGACTCCGCAGAGGTTCTTGCTCTTCGTCGAAAGAAGGTTCGTGAATTACTGGATTTTGTGAAGGAAAAAAGTGAAAAGGGCGAAACTTTAGATATTGGTGATGTTTGTTTTACGACCGTGCTTAATTCGATATCAAACACTTTTTTCTCTATGGATTTGGCTCATTACACTTCTCAAAAGTCACAAGAGTTCAAGGATGTTATTTGGGGTGTCATGGAAGAAGTTGGAAGACCTAATGTTGTTGACTTCTTTCCAATGTTTCGGTTGCTTGATCCGCAAGGTGCGCGCACAAGACAGAAAGTTTACTTTGGGAAGCTACTTAATTTTTTTGATGGTCTTGTAGAAGAAAGATTGCAATCAAGAAGTTTGAGAATGGAGTCTAAGGATTGCAAAGACGTGTTAGATTCTGTGGTAGATCTCATTTTGGAAGGCAATTCAGAAGTTACCAGATCTCATGTGCTACATTTATTTCTg GATTTATTTGTGGCTGGAATAGACACAACATCAAGCACAATAGAGTGGGCAATGACCGAACTAGTCCATAACTCTAAAAAACTAGTGAAAGTTAGAGAAGAACTTGAACAAGTCCTTGGCAAAGgtgaacaacaacttgaagaaTCACATATTTCAAAGCTTCCTTTCCTAAGAGCAATTGTTAAGGAAACTTTACGTTTGCATCCACCTGCCCCATTTTTAGTGCCTCATAGGCCAGAAGATGATGTTGAACTATGTGGCTACATGGTGCCTAAAAATGCACAAATCCTAACAAATGTATGGGCTATGGGGAGAGATTCAAGTGTTTGGACCAATCCTAATGAATTCATGCCTGAAAGATTCTTGGAAAGTGAAATTGACTTTAAGGGACAAAATTTTGAGCTAATTCCCTTTGGAGCTGGAAGAAGAATTTGTCCTGGATTACCATTAGGGTTTAGGAGTATACACTTTGTGTTAGCTTCTCTTTTATTTGAATATGATTGGAAGCTTCCAAATAATGTAAAGCCAGAAGAGATGGATATGTCTGAGAAATACGGATTAACCTTGCACAAGGCACAACCTCTTCAAGTTATTCCTGTTTCCATGCATAACAATATCAAGTGA
- the LOC107628553 gene encoding uncharacterized protein LOC107628553, translated as MEGENRRYRQVPEEQGYSQEFSSAAADSIHSVLCWRCQPSYPHFLFSCLYDHIFAENFKIMSRGRGKGKKLNVNHEDAGSGEDEKLPTQKRRRRPQKPLKDEFDDEEVEKVECLRVYVF; from the exons ATGGAAGGAGAGAACCGCAGGTACCGTCAAGTTCCCGAAGAACAAGGTTACTCGCAAG AGTTTTCTTCTGCTGCAGCAGATTCCATTCATTCAGTCTTATGCTGGAGATGTCAACCAAGTTACCCACATTTTTT ATTTTCATGTTTGTATGATCATATATTTGCCGAGAATTTTAAGATTATGAGTAGAGGTAGAGGAAAGGGTAAAAAGCTAAATGTTAATCATGAAGATGCTGGAAGTGGTGAGGATGAAAAGCTTCCCAcacaaaagagaagaagaaggccACAAAAACCTCTTAAAGATGAATTTGATGACGAAGAAGTTGAAAAAGTAGAGTGCTTACGTGTTTACGTGTTTTGA